One Drosophila subobscura isolate 14011-0131.10 chromosome U, UCBerk_Dsub_1.0, whole genome shotgun sequence DNA window includes the following coding sequences:
- the LOC117900800 gene encoding centrosomal protein of 104 kDa isoform X2, whose protein sequence is MAKKIPFNVVFASDEDVNFPASELNTHGPTVHGWRSTVGGSLATHDIILRFQQPAKIYRIQLLAHQYLIPEKVELWLHYSPKSLPSTPSSQYFDFLGFVALADNANTNYKSRELQSVTVTPRRGTHLKLRLIGSQNNEYNRTSQISLLAVNVLGEDLDVGTSSNGNGNVEEHIGSEAPPLDTATGELALASICDDLLFSMYVEESIVKYIRELEQRKTLAVSSERFEYARKLKLCMTALRTAGERLGRYSLAKRQAVQQEDFTTAKLRKEQMEMYRAAVLRQLQVQQLLETQGVQSSNDQSCEIYAGGKPSLPPAPSLQEVAHALAEAALSPKSIASQDDKSSTDGSLGQASNESVVVVSAAPVATAPAALHATPTHATGWRKSHDEIPQSPRLPSRHSSPMCSRQGSLRRRNKSVPRNSYEDYEERAIPALRQECQGNALLEADPNRGRSRLNDRERRQAALPILVFGSELVEQFYSRQFQDREDGLMRLRNFLKELEVVEVASNEHAASPNKVARSAALLLHRAVRDAVYSVFSQATETVRVLFLEFVPGRVSPSEVARCVDRLLPELLAKSGDPSARLHTLAQHTILSIAACPEVAEQSLVAPALSRSVGSGTHQRLAMSRLQMLEQLVHTQGISTDKHSGLTCRALSECGCSGIHHPAEPVRKVAERILLLVYKLNPRMVRKQLPPDDDITRRNLLYRQLFTEFDKLDLERKQELLEGSKYVGDAATPPADKPTTSSDASQRLLKSKSGQALGLASSSSNGYASCNGKQQYNEQLKRSMLSASNSRKGSASNSESTEDNTPKIRCPFCDWSCAGSDATQLDRHYWKACPFLTKCPQCSQVLEVAALNYHLTTECDAKESYVVCARCTESVHKQLYELHQMEDYCRELKTGAARCPLCHDDVHLPLDGGWKLHLLSAAGCPGNIRKKNAKKSN, encoded by the exons ATGAGGATGTGAACTTTCCGGCCAGCGAACTGAATACACATGGACCCACTGTGCACGGCTGGAGGAGCACGGTGGGCGGCAGCCTCGCCACACATGACATAATTCTGCGTTTCCAGCAGCCGGCCAAGATCTATCGCATACAACTCTTAGCCCACCAGTATCTCATAC CTGAGAAAGTTGAACTCTGGCTGCACTATTCACCCAAGTCGTTGCCCAGCACACCGTCGTCGCAATACTTTGATTTCCTTGGCTTCGTGGCTCTGGCCGATAATGCCAACACAAACTACAAGTCGCGGGAGCTGCAGAGCGTTACCGTTACTCCAAGGCGGGGCACGCACCTGAAGCTGCGCCTCATTGGATCCCAGAACAATGAGTACAACAGAACTAGTCAGATCTCCCTGCTGGCGGTAAATGTGCTGGGCGAGGATCTTGACGTGGGAACtagcagcaatggcaatgggaatgtcGAGGAGCACATTGGCAGCGAGGCCCCACCCCTGGACACGGCCACCGGAGAACTGGCCCTGGCTTCCATTTGTGATGACTTGCTCTTCTCCATGTACGTGGAGGAGTCCATTGTGAAGTACATCAGGGAACTGGAGCAGCGTAAAACGCTGGCGGTCAGCTCGGAGAGATTTGAATACGCCCGGAAGCTGAAGCTCTGCATGACAGCGCTGCGAACAGCGGGAGAGCGCTTGGGTCGATATTCTCTGGCCAAGCGGCAAGCggtgcagcaggaggactTCACCACAGCCAAGCTAAGGAAggagcaaatggaaatgtatcGAGCAGCTGTGCTTAGGCAgttgcaggtgcagcagctcctggagACCCAGGGCGTCCAAAGCTCGAATGATCAGAGCTGTGAGATCTATGCGGGAGGAAAGCCCAGCCTGCCACCGGCTCCAAGTCTCCAGGAAGTGGCCCACGCCCTGGCCGAGGCGGCCCTGAGTCCAAAGAGCATTGCCAGTCAGGACGATAAATCGTCGACAGATGGTTCCTTGGGACAGGCCAGCAACGAGAGCGTGGTGGTCGTGTCAGCTGCCCCAGTCgcaacagcaccagctgcCCTccatgccacacccacacatgctACTGGTTGGCGGAAGTCCCACGACGAGATACCTCAATCGCCGCGCCTGCCATCGCGCCACAGTTCACCCATGTGCAGCCGCCAGGGATCGCTGAGGCGACGCAACAAGAGTGTCCCTCGCAACTCATACGAGGACTACGAGGAACGTGCCATACCCGCATTGAGACA GGAGTGCCAAGGCAATGCGCTGCTGGAAGCGGACCCAAACCGGGGACGTTCGCGCCTCAACGATCGCGAACGTCGCCAGGCAGCCCTTCCCATTCTGGTCTTTGGCAGTGAACTG GTGGAGCAGTTCTATTCGCGGCAGTTTCAGGATCGAGAGGATGGCCTGATGAGACTGCGTAACTTTCTaaaggagctggaggtggtggaggtggCCAGCAATGAGCACGCAGCCAGTCCCAATAAGGTGGCGCGCagtgctgccctgctgctccaTCGAGCCGTGCGTGACGCCGTCTATTCCGTCTTCAGCCAGGCCACGGAAACGGTGCGCGTCCTGTTCCTGGAATTTGTTCCTGGACGTGTCTCGCCTAGTGAGGTGGCCCGCTGTGTGGACCGCCTGCTGcccgagctgctggccaagtccGGCGATCCTTCGGCACGTCTGCACACCCTGGCGCAGCACACCATCCTCAGCATTGCTGCCTGTCCGGAAGTGGCCGAGCAGAGTCTGGTGGCTCCCGCCCTCTCGCGCAGCGTGGGCTCCGGCACCCATCAGCGTCTAGCCATGAGCCGGCTGCAAATGCTCGAGCAGCTGGTGCACACGCAGGGCATCAGTACGGACAAGCACAGTGGACTGACCTGCCGGGCACTCTCGGAGTGCGGATGCTCTGGCATCCACCATCCGGCCGAGCCCGTGCGCAAGGTGGCAGAACGCATACTTCTGCTGGTCTACAAGCTCAACCCTCGCATGGTGCGCAAGCAGCTGCCCCCGGACGATGACATCACACGTCGCAATCTGCTGTACAGACAACTCTTCACCGAATTCGACAAGCTGGACCTGGAGCgcaagcaggagctgctcgagGGCAGCAAATATGTTGGGGATGCAGCCACACCACCGGCAGACAAGCCCACAACCAGTTCGGATGCCTCACAGCGTCTGCTCAAAAGTAAAAGCGGACAGGCCTTGGGCCTTGCTTCGAGTTCCAGCAACGGCTATGCCAGCTGCAATGGAAAGCAGCAATACAATGAGCAGCTGAAACGTTCCATGCTATCTGCATCGAATTCTCGAAAGGGATCTGCTTCCAATTCGGAATCCACCGAGGACAACACACCCAAAAT ACGATGTCCATTTTGTGACTGGTCGTGTGCTGGCAGTGATGCCACCCAGCTGGATCGACACTACTGGAAGGCCTGTCCGTTTCTCACCAAGTGCCCACAATGCAGTCAAGTGCTGGAGGTAGCCGCCCTCAACTATCACCTGACCA CGGAATGCGATGCCAAGGAGAGCTACGTGGTCTGCGCCCGTTGTACGGAATCGGTGCACAAGCAACTCTACGAGCTGCATCAGATGGAGGACTATTGTCGTG AACTGAAAACGGGCGCGGCACGCTGTCCACTCTGCCATGACGATGTGCATCTACCTCTGGATGGTGGCTGGAAGTTGCATCTCCTAAGTGCCGCCGGCTGTCCCGGGAACATACGCAAAAAGAATGCAAAGAAATCAAACTGA
- the LOC117900800 gene encoding centrosomal protein of 104 kDa isoform X1, which yields MAKKIPFNVVFASDEDVNFPASELNTHGPTVHGWRSTVGGSLATHDIILRFQQPAKIYRIQLLAHQYLIPEKVELWLHYSPKSLPSTPSSQYFDFLGFVALADNANTNYKSRELQSVTVTPRRGTHLKLRLIGSQNNEYNRTSQISLLAVNVLGEDLDVGTSSNGNGNVEEHIGSEAPPLDTATGELALASICDDLLFSMYVEESIVKYIRELEQRKTLAVSSERFEYARKLKLCMTALRTAGERLGRYSLAKRQAVQQEDFTTAKLRKEQMEMYRAAVLRQLQVQQLLETQGVQSSNDQSCEIYAGGKPSLPPAPSLQEVAHALAEAALSPKSIASQDDKSSTDGSLGQASNESVVVVSAAPVATAPAALHATPTHATGWRKSHDEIPQSPRLPSRHSSPMCSRQGSLRRRNKSVPRNSYEDYEERAIPALRHSNTNEFLRECQGNALLEADPNRGRSRLNDRERRQAALPILVFGSELVEQFYSRQFQDREDGLMRLRNFLKELEVVEVASNEHAASPNKVARSAALLLHRAVRDAVYSVFSQATETVRVLFLEFVPGRVSPSEVARCVDRLLPELLAKSGDPSARLHTLAQHTILSIAACPEVAEQSLVAPALSRSVGSGTHQRLAMSRLQMLEQLVHTQGISTDKHSGLTCRALSECGCSGIHHPAEPVRKVAERILLLVYKLNPRMVRKQLPPDDDITRRNLLYRQLFTEFDKLDLERKQELLEGSKYVGDAATPPADKPTTSSDASQRLLKSKSGQALGLASSSSNGYASCNGKQQYNEQLKRSMLSASNSRKGSASNSESTEDNTPKIRCPFCDWSCAGSDATQLDRHYWKACPFLTKCPQCSQVLEVAALNYHLTTECDAKESYVVCARCTESVHKQLYELHQMEDYCRELKTGAARCPLCHDDVHLPLDGGWKLHLLSAAGCPGNIRKKNAKKSN from the exons ATGAGGATGTGAACTTTCCGGCCAGCGAACTGAATACACATGGACCCACTGTGCACGGCTGGAGGAGCACGGTGGGCGGCAGCCTCGCCACACATGACATAATTCTGCGTTTCCAGCAGCCGGCCAAGATCTATCGCATACAACTCTTAGCCCACCAGTATCTCATAC CTGAGAAAGTTGAACTCTGGCTGCACTATTCACCCAAGTCGTTGCCCAGCACACCGTCGTCGCAATACTTTGATTTCCTTGGCTTCGTGGCTCTGGCCGATAATGCCAACACAAACTACAAGTCGCGGGAGCTGCAGAGCGTTACCGTTACTCCAAGGCGGGGCACGCACCTGAAGCTGCGCCTCATTGGATCCCAGAACAATGAGTACAACAGAACTAGTCAGATCTCCCTGCTGGCGGTAAATGTGCTGGGCGAGGATCTTGACGTGGGAACtagcagcaatggcaatgggaatgtcGAGGAGCACATTGGCAGCGAGGCCCCACCCCTGGACACGGCCACCGGAGAACTGGCCCTGGCTTCCATTTGTGATGACTTGCTCTTCTCCATGTACGTGGAGGAGTCCATTGTGAAGTACATCAGGGAACTGGAGCAGCGTAAAACGCTGGCGGTCAGCTCGGAGAGATTTGAATACGCCCGGAAGCTGAAGCTCTGCATGACAGCGCTGCGAACAGCGGGAGAGCGCTTGGGTCGATATTCTCTGGCCAAGCGGCAAGCggtgcagcaggaggactTCACCACAGCCAAGCTAAGGAAggagcaaatggaaatgtatcGAGCAGCTGTGCTTAGGCAgttgcaggtgcagcagctcctggagACCCAGGGCGTCCAAAGCTCGAATGATCAGAGCTGTGAGATCTATGCGGGAGGAAAGCCCAGCCTGCCACCGGCTCCAAGTCTCCAGGAAGTGGCCCACGCCCTGGCCGAGGCGGCCCTGAGTCCAAAGAGCATTGCCAGTCAGGACGATAAATCGTCGACAGATGGTTCCTTGGGACAGGCCAGCAACGAGAGCGTGGTGGTCGTGTCAGCTGCCCCAGTCgcaacagcaccagctgcCCTccatgccacacccacacatgctACTGGTTGGCGGAAGTCCCACGACGAGATACCTCAATCGCCGCGCCTGCCATCGCGCCACAGTTCACCCATGTGCAGCCGCCAGGGATCGCTGAGGCGACGCAACAAGAGTGTCCCTCGCAACTCATACGAGGACTACGAGGAACGTGCCATACCCGCATTGAGACA TTCGAATACCAATGAATTTTTAAGGGAGTGCCAAGGCAATGCGCTGCTGGAAGCGGACCCAAACCGGGGACGTTCGCGCCTCAACGATCGCGAACGTCGCCAGGCAGCCCTTCCCATTCTGGTCTTTGGCAGTGAACTG GTGGAGCAGTTCTATTCGCGGCAGTTTCAGGATCGAGAGGATGGCCTGATGAGACTGCGTAACTTTCTaaaggagctggaggtggtggaggtggCCAGCAATGAGCACGCAGCCAGTCCCAATAAGGTGGCGCGCagtgctgccctgctgctccaTCGAGCCGTGCGTGACGCCGTCTATTCCGTCTTCAGCCAGGCCACGGAAACGGTGCGCGTCCTGTTCCTGGAATTTGTTCCTGGACGTGTCTCGCCTAGTGAGGTGGCCCGCTGTGTGGACCGCCTGCTGcccgagctgctggccaagtccGGCGATCCTTCGGCACGTCTGCACACCCTGGCGCAGCACACCATCCTCAGCATTGCTGCCTGTCCGGAAGTGGCCGAGCAGAGTCTGGTGGCTCCCGCCCTCTCGCGCAGCGTGGGCTCCGGCACCCATCAGCGTCTAGCCATGAGCCGGCTGCAAATGCTCGAGCAGCTGGTGCACACGCAGGGCATCAGTACGGACAAGCACAGTGGACTGACCTGCCGGGCACTCTCGGAGTGCGGATGCTCTGGCATCCACCATCCGGCCGAGCCCGTGCGCAAGGTGGCAGAACGCATACTTCTGCTGGTCTACAAGCTCAACCCTCGCATGGTGCGCAAGCAGCTGCCCCCGGACGATGACATCACACGTCGCAATCTGCTGTACAGACAACTCTTCACCGAATTCGACAAGCTGGACCTGGAGCgcaagcaggagctgctcgagGGCAGCAAATATGTTGGGGATGCAGCCACACCACCGGCAGACAAGCCCACAACCAGTTCGGATGCCTCACAGCGTCTGCTCAAAAGTAAAAGCGGACAGGCCTTGGGCCTTGCTTCGAGTTCCAGCAACGGCTATGCCAGCTGCAATGGAAAGCAGCAATACAATGAGCAGCTGAAACGTTCCATGCTATCTGCATCGAATTCTCGAAAGGGATCTGCTTCCAATTCGGAATCCACCGAGGACAACACACCCAAAAT ACGATGTCCATTTTGTGACTGGTCGTGTGCTGGCAGTGATGCCACCCAGCTGGATCGACACTACTGGAAGGCCTGTCCGTTTCTCACCAAGTGCCCACAATGCAGTCAAGTGCTGGAGGTAGCCGCCCTCAACTATCACCTGACCA CGGAATGCGATGCCAAGGAGAGCTACGTGGTCTGCGCCCGTTGTACGGAATCGGTGCACAAGCAACTCTACGAGCTGCATCAGATGGAGGACTATTGTCGTG AACTGAAAACGGGCGCGGCACGCTGTCCACTCTGCCATGACGATGTGCATCTACCTCTGGATGGTGGCTGGAAGTTGCATCTCCTAAGTGCCGCCGGCTGTCCCGGGAACATACGCAAAAAGAATGCAAAGAAATCAAACTGA
- the LOC117900801 gene encoding cytochrome b561 domain-containing protein 2, whose translation MAEGYGGAASWLQIQSLLNSINHMLIFLVATFFFVLARSLDFKETAMHMFLTGVGFHVLIAQAMMSHYKVNPITRWLSHRNKSRFHGILQILGGSMVLLGGLGKFNSKDVHFNTWHGRVGSAATFFCAASIVGGLANYFQPKLALKLFPPSELRFRHNLFGLVTYTLGMGAIYLGYYSKFFTKHVDNDFIPGMMLVTSLVYVLTIISPVSALLSKLKYRQKKKQEKAK comes from the exons ATGGCAGAAGGCTATGGTGGAGCCGCCTCCTGGCTGCAGATACAAAGTCTGCTGAACAGCATTAATCATATGCTAATTTTCTTGGTGGCCACCTTTTTCTTTGTCCTGGCACGCAGCCTGGACTTCAAGGAGACGGCCATGCACATGTTCCTGACAGGCGTGGGT TTCCACGTCCTAATCGCCCAAGCTATGATGTCACACTACAAGGTTAACCCCATcacccgctggctgtcgcACCGCAACAAGTCGCGCTTCCATGGCATTTTGCAAATCCTTGGTGGCTCCATGGTCCTACTGGGGGGACTGGGAAAGTTCAACAGCAAAGATGTTCACTTCAACACTTGGCATGGGCGCGTGG GCTCCGCGGCAACCTTCTTCTGCGCAGCCAGCATTGTGGGCGGTCTGGCAAACTATTTCCAGCCAAAGTTGGCCCTCAAACTGTTCCCCCCCTCAGAGCTGCGCTTCCGGCATAATCTTTTCGGCCTGGTCACCTATACGCTAGGCATGGGCGCCATCTACCTGGGCTACTACTCGAAGTTCTTCACGAAACATGTGGACAATGATTTTATTCCCGGCATGATGCTCGTCACATCGTTGGTCTATGTCCTGACCATCATCTCCCCCGTTTCGGCGCTCTTGAGCAAGCTCAAGTATAGACAGAAGAAAAAGCAGGAGAAGGCCAAGTAA